In Salarias fasciatus chromosome 20, fSalaFa1.1, whole genome shotgun sequence, a single window of DNA contains:
- the errfi1b gene encoding ERBB receptor feedback inhibitor 1, producing MAGSQSNYWGQHDLNRLCFGLGADVEHNLKELQEQQMTKEYNSNIALSQTPYYSDTYRLTPDHFLLPSDGDQVVPSSQRRSVLGGHQKEPKPLPPLPDPEELMSDEAADSEVEFFTSDRRRLLPKSCPKAILRGGGRDSGQVNHAYQDTSLRAGGARIGALCFSWPSREDKPTGRGNRFSANNWSLDVQRDDGRHEEPAAADAPSRSHFSFSGPAPQPHSSVAEYPTDKPQVPPRIPIPPKPSSLLKTLSPGEEDKPPKIPPRVPLVPPCPPRSPSPKSLPIYINGVMPATQSFAANPKYVSKALQRQQAERAPPAAHFSPCIVPILKDGRQASATHYILLPPGRPPHTDRRERLLSEPNRTGSSWQKR from the exons ATGGCCGGGAGTCAGAGTAACTACTGGGGACAGCATGACCTGAACAG GCTGTGCTTCGGCCTGGGCGCGGACGTAGAGCACAACCTGAAGGAACTCCAAGAGCAGCAAATGACCAAGGAGTACAACT CCAACATTGCTCTGTCGCAGACTCCTTACTACTCTGACACCTACCGCCTCACGCcggatcacttcctgctgcccaGTGACGGAGACCAGGTGGTCCCTTCCTCGCAGAGACGCTCAGTGTTGGGAGGCCATCAGAAGGAGCCCAAACCTCTGCCGCCTCTGCCCGACCCCGAGGAGCTCATGTCAGATGAAGCCGCCGACAGCGAGGTCGAGTTCTTCACCAGCGACCGGAGGCGCCTTCTGCCCAAAAGCTGCCCCAAAGCCATCctccgcggcggcggcagagacTCCGGCCAGGTGAACCACGCCTACCAGGACACCTCGCTGCGAGCCGGCGGCGCTCGGATAGGCGCCTTGTGTTTCTCCTGGCCCAGCAGAGAGGATAAACCCACCGGTCGAGGAAACCGGTTTTCAGCCAATAACTGGTCACTGGATGTCCAGAGAGACGACGGTCGTCACGAGGAGCCGGCCGCCGCAGACGCTCCGTCCAGGAGCCACTTTTCCTTCTCGGGTCCGGCTCCTCAACCACACAGCAGCGTGGCAGAATACCCCACCGATAAGCCACAGGTGCCCCCTCGTATCCCCATCCCACCCAAACCCTCATCCCTGCTGAAGACTCTGAGCCCCGGAGAGGAGGACAAGCCCCCCAAAATCCCCCCGAGGGTCCCCTTAGTGCCCCCCTGCCCCCCGCGCTCCCCGAGCCCCAAAAGTCTTCCCATCTACATCAACGGGGTGATGCCCGCCACCCAGAGCTTCGCCGCGAACCCAAAGTATGTGAGCAAGgcgctgcagaggcagcaggcgGAGAGAGCCCCGCCCGCCGCCCACTTCTCTCCCTGCATCGTGCCCATTCTGAAGGACGGCCGACAGGCGAGCGCCACGCACTACATCCTGCTGCCGCCCGGCCGCCCGCCGCACACGGACAGACGGGAGCGGCTGCTGAGCGAACCCAACCGGACCGGGAGCAGCTGGCAGAAGAGATGA
- the emc1 gene encoding ER membrane protein complex subunit 1 isoform X1, which yields MAKLIFLWIELVLLCSIVEAVFEDQVGKFDWRQQYVGKVRFSHFDTHTQSSKRVIVATEKNVFAALNTRTGELFWRHVDRTGPEGNIDALLQYGQDAVLVVGNGRLLRSWDINIGALNWEVVLDSGSFQAACFVGQQDTVKHVAVLKKTVISLHYLSIGHQKWIENLPESETVDYQVVYSGGNGEVYVLGIVPHSHIAVVEYSLEDGEIIKQTSIEAPWLSNIQARCAVVGRGILTCADATTMSLYMLDLHQQLEMTQVPLQSLGLEVVEGFHPVVVSHQPNPAHRPLSEFLLQLGPDRFLLLQLKDGQIVNLRDFNPADLVSFATTGEKTVAAVMSPKNKTACSINLFNAETGRRLLDTTLIFPIDPNGGKPEKLSIQAFLKKDDSVGYRAMVQTEDHTLTFIQQPGRTVWTREEALSDVVTMEMVDLPLTGTQAELEGEFGKKAAIQDGLMSMVLKRLSSQLILLQAWISHLWKLFYDARKPRSQIKNDVTIENLSRDEFNLQKMMVMVTASGKLFGIDSKTGSILWRHYLDNVPSNAAFKLMVQRTTAHFPHPPQCTLLIKDKDTGLATLHVFNPIFGKKSHVTPPVLPQPILQSLMLPLMDQDYAKVLLLIDDQYKVSAFPSTKNVLQQLQELASSIFFYLIDSSQGRLSGYRLRTDLSTEQIWEVVLPPEVQRIVSVKGKRPNEHVHSQGRVMGDRSVLYKYLNPNLLAVVSESTDLHQERSFIGILLIDGVTGRIIHEAVQRKARGPVHVVHSENWVVYEYWSTKSRRNEFSVIELYEGMELYNSTVFSSLDRPYAPQVLQQSYIFPSAISTMEATLTEKGITSRHLLIGLPSGGILSLPKMFLDPRRPEIVSEQSREENLIPYAPELIIRTEWFINYNQTVSRARGIYTAPSGLESTCLVVAYGLDIYQTRVYPSKQFDVLKDDYDYMLISSVLFALFFATMISKRLAEVKLLNRAWR from the exons ATGGCTAAGCTCATTTTCCTCTGGATTGAATTAGTTTTATTATGCAGCATCGTGGAGGCTGTGTTTGAGGATCAAGTAGGAAAATTCGACTG GAGGCAACAGTATGTGGGCAAAGTGCGCTTTTCTCATtttgacacacatacacagtcatCCAAAAGGGTGATTGTGGCCACGGAGAAGAATGTGTTTGCTGCCCTTAATACCAGGACTGGAGAACTCT TCTGGCGACATGTGGacaggactggaccagagggaAACATTGATGCACTTCTGCAGTATGGACAAg ATGCAGTGCTAGTGGTTGGTAATGGGCGCTTGCTGCGGTCCTGGGATATCAACATTGGTGCTCTGAACTGGGAAGTTGTGCTTGACTCTGGCAG TTTCCAGGCTGCATGTTTTGTTGGACAACAAGACACAGTGAAACATGTGGCTGTTTTGAAGAAAACGGTCATCTCTCTTCATTACCTGTCAATTGGCCATCAAAAGTGGATAGAGAATCTACCTGAGAG TGAAACCGTGGATTACCAGGTCGTATATTCTGGAGGAAATGGTGAAGTTTACGTTTTAGGCATTGTTCCTCATTCCCACATTGCTGTTGTCGAGTACAGTTTGGAGGATGGAGAGATAATCAAGCAG ACCTCCATTGAAGCTCCGTGGCTGTCCAATATTCAGGCTCGCTGCGCTGTGGTCGGCCGGGGGATATTGACATGTGCGGACGCTACAACTATGTCTTTGTACATGTTAGATTTGCATCAGCAGCTAGAAATGACACAGGTCCCTCTTCAG tcCCTTGGGCTTGAAGTAGTTGAAGGCTTTCATCCCGTCGTCGTGTCACACCAGCCCAACCCAGCCCATCGGCCACTGTCAgagttcctcctgcagcttggGCCTGATCGCTTTCTGCTTCTTCAGCTCAAAGATGGTCAGATAGTTAACCTGAGGGACTTCAATCCT GCTGATTTGGTGTCGTTTGCAACCACTGGAGAGAAGACTGTTGCTGCTGTCATGTCaccaaagaacaaaaca GCTTGCAGTATCAACCTATTCAATGCTGAAACTGGACGCAGACTCCTCGACACAACGCTGATTTTCCCCATTGATCCCAATGGTGGCAAACCAGAGAAG ctctcaaTTCAGGCATTCTTGAAGAAAGACGACTCTGTTGGCTACAGAGCGATGGTGCAGACGGAGGACCACACACTGACGTTCATCCAGCAGCCAG GGCGTACGGTGTGGACGAGAGAGGAGGCCCTGTCAGATGTGGTGACGATGGAAATGGTGGATCTGCCGCTCACGGGAACGCAGGCTGAGCTGGAGGGAGAGTTTGGCAAAAAAGCCG CCATTCAAG ATGGGCTGATGTCGATGGTCCTGAAGAGGCTCTCCTCGCAGCTCATCCTGCTGCAGGCCTGGATCAGTCACCTGTGGAAGCTTTTCTACGACGCACGCAAGCCCCGCAGTCAAATTAAGAACGACGTAACCATTGAGAACCTGTCTCGAGACGAGTTTAACCTCCAGAAGATGATGGTCATGGTGACGGCGTCTGGGAAG CTTTTTGGAATTGACAGTAAGACCGGGAGCATTTTATGGAGGCACTACCTGGACAACGTCCCATCCAACGCTGCTTTCAAGCTGATGGTTCAGCGGACAACGGCACATTTCCCTCACCCTCCGCAGTGCACGCTGCTCATCAAGGACAAG GACACCGGTCTGGCCACTCTACATGTCTTTAACCCCATCTTTGGAAAGAAGAGCCATGTCACGCCACCAGTCCTCCCTCAGCCCATCCTTCAGTCCCTCATGCTGCCTCTCATGGATCAGGATTACGCCAAAGTGTTGCTGCTCATTGATGACCAGTATAAG gtGTCTGCATTTCCTTCTACGAAGaacgtcctgcagcagctgcaggagctggctTCATCCATATTCTTTTACCTGATTGACTCCAGTCAGGGAAGGCTCTCTGGGTACAGACTGAGAACG GATTTGTCGACTGAGCAGATCTGGGAGGTCGTCCTGCCGCCTGAGGTACAGAGGATCGTCTCTGTCAAAGGGAAGAGACCCAATGAGCACGTGCACTCCCAGGGCAGAGTGATGGGAGACCGGAGCGTCCTCTACAAG TACCTGAATCCCAACCTCCTGGCTGTGGTGAGTGAGAGCACAGATCTGCATCAGGAGCGCAGCTTCATCGGGATCCTCCTGATCGACGGCGTCACGGGTCGCATCATCCACGAGGCCGTCCAGAGGAAAGCCAGAGGACCCGTGCACGTCGTGCACTCGGAAAACTGGGTGGTG TACGAGTACTGGAGCACCAAGTCTCGCAGGAACGAGTTCTCCGTGATCGAGCTGTACGAAGGCATGGAGCTCTACAACAGCACCGTGTTCAGCTCGCTGGATCGGCCGTACGCTCCCCAAGTACTCCAGCAGTCCTACATTTTCCCCTCCGCCATTTCCACCATGGAGGCCACCCTGACCGAGAAGGGCATCACCAGCCGCCATTTGCTCA TCGGTTTGCCCAGTGGAGGCATTTTATCGCTACCGAAGATGTTCCTTGACCCGCGCCGGCCTGAAATCGTGTCTGAGCAGAGCCG TGAGGAGAACCTGATCCCGTACGCCCCGGAGCTGATTATCCGCACGGAGTGGTTCATCAACTACAATCAGACGGTGTCACGAGCGAGGGGTATTTACACCGCGCCCTCTGGACTGGAGTCCACCTGCCTG gtCGTGGCGTACGGTCTCGACATCTACCAGACGCGCGTGTATCCGTCAAAGCAGTTCGACGTGCTGAAGGACGACTACGACTACATGCTGATCAGCAGCGTCCTCTTCGCGCTCTTCTTTGCCACCATGATCAGCAAACGCCTGGCGGAAGTCAAACTGCTCAACCGGGCCTGGCGGTAG
- the emc1 gene encoding ER membrane protein complex subunit 1 isoform X2 has protein sequence MAKLIFLWIELVLLCSIVEAVFEDQVGKFDWRQQYVGKVRFSHFDTHTQSSKRVIVATEKNVFAALNTRTGELFWRHVDRTGPEGNIDALLQYGQDAVLVVGNGRLLRSWDINIGALNWEVVLDSGSFQAACFVGQQDTVKHVAVLKKTVISLHYLSIGHQKWIENLPESETVDYQVVYSGGNGEVYVLGIVPHSHIAVVEYSLEDGEIIKQTSIEAPWLSNIQARCAVVGRGILTCADATTMSLYMLDLHQQLEMTQVPLQSLGLEVVEGFHPVVVSHQPNPAHRPLSEFLLQLGPDRFLLLQLKDGQIVNLRDFNPADLVSFATTGEKTVAAVMSPKNKTACSINLFNAETGRRLLDTTLIFPIDPNGGKPEKLSIQAFLKKDDSVGYRAMVQTEDHTLTFIQQPGRTVWTREEALSDVVTMEMVDLPLTGTQAELEGEFGKKADGLMSMVLKRLSSQLILLQAWISHLWKLFYDARKPRSQIKNDVTIENLSRDEFNLQKMMVMVTASGKLFGIDSKTGSILWRHYLDNVPSNAAFKLMVQRTTAHFPHPPQCTLLIKDKDTGLATLHVFNPIFGKKSHVTPPVLPQPILQSLMLPLMDQDYAKVLLLIDDQYKVSAFPSTKNVLQQLQELASSIFFYLIDSSQGRLSGYRLRTDLSTEQIWEVVLPPEVQRIVSVKGKRPNEHVHSQGRVMGDRSVLYKYLNPNLLAVVSESTDLHQERSFIGILLIDGVTGRIIHEAVQRKARGPVHVVHSENWVVYEYWSTKSRRNEFSVIELYEGMELYNSTVFSSLDRPYAPQVLQQSYIFPSAISTMEATLTEKGITSRHLLIGLPSGGILSLPKMFLDPRRPEIVSEQSREENLIPYAPELIIRTEWFINYNQTVSRARGIYTAPSGLESTCLVVAYGLDIYQTRVYPSKQFDVLKDDYDYMLISSVLFALFFATMISKRLAEVKLLNRAWR, from the exons ATGGCTAAGCTCATTTTCCTCTGGATTGAATTAGTTTTATTATGCAGCATCGTGGAGGCTGTGTTTGAGGATCAAGTAGGAAAATTCGACTG GAGGCAACAGTATGTGGGCAAAGTGCGCTTTTCTCATtttgacacacatacacagtcatCCAAAAGGGTGATTGTGGCCACGGAGAAGAATGTGTTTGCTGCCCTTAATACCAGGACTGGAGAACTCT TCTGGCGACATGTGGacaggactggaccagagggaAACATTGATGCACTTCTGCAGTATGGACAAg ATGCAGTGCTAGTGGTTGGTAATGGGCGCTTGCTGCGGTCCTGGGATATCAACATTGGTGCTCTGAACTGGGAAGTTGTGCTTGACTCTGGCAG TTTCCAGGCTGCATGTTTTGTTGGACAACAAGACACAGTGAAACATGTGGCTGTTTTGAAGAAAACGGTCATCTCTCTTCATTACCTGTCAATTGGCCATCAAAAGTGGATAGAGAATCTACCTGAGAG TGAAACCGTGGATTACCAGGTCGTATATTCTGGAGGAAATGGTGAAGTTTACGTTTTAGGCATTGTTCCTCATTCCCACATTGCTGTTGTCGAGTACAGTTTGGAGGATGGAGAGATAATCAAGCAG ACCTCCATTGAAGCTCCGTGGCTGTCCAATATTCAGGCTCGCTGCGCTGTGGTCGGCCGGGGGATATTGACATGTGCGGACGCTACAACTATGTCTTTGTACATGTTAGATTTGCATCAGCAGCTAGAAATGACACAGGTCCCTCTTCAG tcCCTTGGGCTTGAAGTAGTTGAAGGCTTTCATCCCGTCGTCGTGTCACACCAGCCCAACCCAGCCCATCGGCCACTGTCAgagttcctcctgcagcttggGCCTGATCGCTTTCTGCTTCTTCAGCTCAAAGATGGTCAGATAGTTAACCTGAGGGACTTCAATCCT GCTGATTTGGTGTCGTTTGCAACCACTGGAGAGAAGACTGTTGCTGCTGTCATGTCaccaaagaacaaaaca GCTTGCAGTATCAACCTATTCAATGCTGAAACTGGACGCAGACTCCTCGACACAACGCTGATTTTCCCCATTGATCCCAATGGTGGCAAACCAGAGAAG ctctcaaTTCAGGCATTCTTGAAGAAAGACGACTCTGTTGGCTACAGAGCGATGGTGCAGACGGAGGACCACACACTGACGTTCATCCAGCAGCCAG GGCGTACGGTGTGGACGAGAGAGGAGGCCCTGTCAGATGTGGTGACGATGGAAATGGTGGATCTGCCGCTCACGGGAACGCAGGCTGAGCTGGAGGGAGAGTTTGGCAAAAAAGCCG ATGGGCTGATGTCGATGGTCCTGAAGAGGCTCTCCTCGCAGCTCATCCTGCTGCAGGCCTGGATCAGTCACCTGTGGAAGCTTTTCTACGACGCACGCAAGCCCCGCAGTCAAATTAAGAACGACGTAACCATTGAGAACCTGTCTCGAGACGAGTTTAACCTCCAGAAGATGATGGTCATGGTGACGGCGTCTGGGAAG CTTTTTGGAATTGACAGTAAGACCGGGAGCATTTTATGGAGGCACTACCTGGACAACGTCCCATCCAACGCTGCTTTCAAGCTGATGGTTCAGCGGACAACGGCACATTTCCCTCACCCTCCGCAGTGCACGCTGCTCATCAAGGACAAG GACACCGGTCTGGCCACTCTACATGTCTTTAACCCCATCTTTGGAAAGAAGAGCCATGTCACGCCACCAGTCCTCCCTCAGCCCATCCTTCAGTCCCTCATGCTGCCTCTCATGGATCAGGATTACGCCAAAGTGTTGCTGCTCATTGATGACCAGTATAAG gtGTCTGCATTTCCTTCTACGAAGaacgtcctgcagcagctgcaggagctggctTCATCCATATTCTTTTACCTGATTGACTCCAGTCAGGGAAGGCTCTCTGGGTACAGACTGAGAACG GATTTGTCGACTGAGCAGATCTGGGAGGTCGTCCTGCCGCCTGAGGTACAGAGGATCGTCTCTGTCAAAGGGAAGAGACCCAATGAGCACGTGCACTCCCAGGGCAGAGTGATGGGAGACCGGAGCGTCCTCTACAAG TACCTGAATCCCAACCTCCTGGCTGTGGTGAGTGAGAGCACAGATCTGCATCAGGAGCGCAGCTTCATCGGGATCCTCCTGATCGACGGCGTCACGGGTCGCATCATCCACGAGGCCGTCCAGAGGAAAGCCAGAGGACCCGTGCACGTCGTGCACTCGGAAAACTGGGTGGTG TACGAGTACTGGAGCACCAAGTCTCGCAGGAACGAGTTCTCCGTGATCGAGCTGTACGAAGGCATGGAGCTCTACAACAGCACCGTGTTCAGCTCGCTGGATCGGCCGTACGCTCCCCAAGTACTCCAGCAGTCCTACATTTTCCCCTCCGCCATTTCCACCATGGAGGCCACCCTGACCGAGAAGGGCATCACCAGCCGCCATTTGCTCA TCGGTTTGCCCAGTGGAGGCATTTTATCGCTACCGAAGATGTTCCTTGACCCGCGCCGGCCTGAAATCGTGTCTGAGCAGAGCCG TGAGGAGAACCTGATCCCGTACGCCCCGGAGCTGATTATCCGCACGGAGTGGTTCATCAACTACAATCAGACGGTGTCACGAGCGAGGGGTATTTACACCGCGCCCTCTGGACTGGAGTCCACCTGCCTG gtCGTGGCGTACGGTCTCGACATCTACCAGACGCGCGTGTATCCGTCAAAGCAGTTCGACGTGCTGAAGGACGACTACGACTACATGCTGATCAGCAGCGTCCTCTTCGCGCTCTTCTTTGCCACCATGATCAGCAAACGCCTGGCGGAAGTCAAACTGCTCAACCGGGCCTGGCGGTAG